A single window of Rana temporaria chromosome 1, aRanTem1.1, whole genome shotgun sequence DNA harbors:
- the LOC120945815 gene encoding uncharacterized protein LOC120945815, producing the protein MWEEEVVYALSMYLGHACTWLRFIDDILMVWEGSSTELEEFMDELEHSYIGPWATVVIKQKSLPSHIYVKYGYQSKDDTRHRADLHRGYNAIHHHTFYIREYGASRSSLQLTSNKGGDSPTCPNYGKQENDRRLQEEERRRQQQIERERRIQEEIEKESKALEEKQVQFNKKLEMRRNRNIQRQKETHILRHMVEDDALPIQITEVKDVEETFSKLLTEHGILEDGLMQNKSLAERINTLQYKMIQVYALKKYLPLQAFHNLDCVFHYENLSLTEQVRLLKALIEVTMTDATTEDTLISSGETPMEEKTVFLLHIVERLYQDSKTTAGNIVLNMIQEFSDVCKEQLSLILFNGIWNPVKALTFYIEACKAGASQENIETILHQVKTVQLGLDMPIDVLQKKKALQYLNTEMETDKDVKTLIQEMGQLNHPENVLNFLKNVLEKLMPDLPKYAQKDLDANMKEEAIPMIRDFDLTNPSVEVMVKILIILSVAVEDTTSVISEDHTKIVGGYFPRATQFASVLSLLLSNSQDVKGCLLEIGTGEGKSCIVALFALIQAIRGKTVDIITSSPVLARRDAEEWSKLYEKFDITCSVIPPVHVDVSADSKDPTAAICKAYNSHIVYGTVEDFAADILRQEFERQKTRNKRKFDVAIIDEVDYMTLDNGVQITFLSHDASGMRHLDQLLTAIWAKLHKCQRIMAESGEVYWTPGIQYFHKLATDAVFGQETTEHFSSIHILEFGVQLGLLSEEELKEVKVQTSSETSDLQQTELEKLIVKFGPQQEKDLLKIFGKVLEDSVQFKFYELKDDKASFIETSCDSGEPISVLLLPQGQSCVLMTIKQLVNATVEELSLKIKYSDDYRPEDITDKENEGVILIPKHLKVYTKNRLPVFVENALQAIMMEKGREYTIDSRDKSSSPEHHSIIPIDFKSTGVLEKNKRWGDGLQQFLELKHRLALSQISCVTNFMSNFHFFQRYLSGSGIYGVSGTLGDEVDFTFLKKHYNTYCYPMPTHRYTKRLELPVLQVFGGREAWIREICMLVEKQTSPRCGTKGQCVLVVCEDVKTAEEVQRQLINLRAISNPGKITMYTRSDKHNVEAKKFQSGEVILATNLGGRGTDFKVTEEVNESGGLIVILTHFPSNRRVEKQIFGRTSRKGNPGIVQMVLNQNDLAASYQGQTVEEMRKLRENYEKGRIANMENDELAEVNIRHELFTLFCQHLKKFDSHYSEEEKQESNISQQSVKETSKMDYHPALNSLKETWALWLTTHEDDINDHKDLGPLKDNLSLILEAKSENLLQGRSENFYDYVKAAVDRTCLHTKHKKNDYGALSCWDKMEKADNMYQAISLYNRVFITINLAKDDYKQNAITLLREAEAALDIYTSEIGNINVFGDLSQCSRFEQHSHESNFDLQKQRKMQLLDSWKNYIENSVKTLEDLDSRNKDAETELTSVFTLSTTENSSKVEQDEMYLLYDYGLSFVYEVKEKPKFCFDALICFFLGALQILAGILICGLTCGAASQFGLGLISEGVSDMVSGIEGMIKGTFDWAQWAISKAISIGVSLLTAGYKLIFEGAKAMFSITKDLLNGARTFSSLAKDAIQSGKIFFSSATSGLKSITSSATKDAIVKSFKGLATNSAAKKAMLEGAKYAGMELVKQGVSKAIDAGFKEALKKILEECISKTIHTTVKNNKDLEEGLINFIVTQAVPETAKGQSIDYVIPQKNKELIKNSMKKLVQSAVEDIFSHHETYNEIRSHLDTTSNFIIQKLETHVSSSILEKVKLCKCITDLGLEIADFVKSVPIQPIINEKLIPYIVSDMSEGSSSVKDARSEFKEVLKFKEEMQDIVSEDVSRTFIDLLVDQVSSLVQTTWEIPYVKKKVTKIKEKAVELFENIPQTYFHINQKMNVEQTNRNGEQDTQIKPEEAESHLTKILMDKDQNLDLELNVLTKGDLIEGRGVNIISIKDDGTTVSTEYYPGKNSSSETIVLQMSSHSGQIKFRTARSEGDDVSSEWSGLYDVISQVSGGKIRSDVIQTSIHNEIRENSEEYLPQIIREIQREKWRDMAAHYIIPGYMGKKRRKNIHLVYFSNDMKAELQTYAVYTPSFFR; encoded by the exons GTTAAAGATGTAGAAGAGACATTCAGCAAACTCTTGACTGAGCATGGAATCCTGGAAGATGGATTAATGCAAAACAAAAGTTTAGCTGAGAGGATCAATACACTGCAATATAAAATGATACAAGTTTATGCTCTAAAAAAGTATTTACCTCTTCAAGCCTTCCATAATTTGGATTGTGTGTTTCATTATGAGAATCTGTCTCTAACAGAACAAGTTAGACTTCTGAAAGCCCTGATAGAGGTCACCATGACCGATGCTACAACGGAAGACACTCTTATCTCATCTGGAGAAACACCTATGGAAGAGAAGACGGTATTTCTGCTCCATATTGTGGAAAGATTATACCAAGACAGTAAGACCACAGCTGGGAACATTGTCCTGAACATGATCCAAGAGTTTTCAGATGTCTGTAAGGAGCAACTGTCTCTAATCCTGTTCAATGGAATTTGGAATCCGGTTAAGGCATTAACATTTTACATAGAGGCTTGCAAAGCTGGAGCTTCCCAGGAGAACATAGAAACAATTCTCCATCAAGTAAAGACCGTCCAGCTTGGACTGGATATGCCAATTGATGTTCTACAGAAAAAGAAGGCCCTGCAATATCTGAACACAGAGATGGAAACTGATAAAGATGTGAAGACACTAATACAAGAAATGGGACAGCTGAACCATCCAGAAAATGTCCTAAATTTTCTTAAAAATGTCTTAGAAAAACTGATGCCTGATCTTCCCAAGTATGCACAGAAAGATCTTGATGCCAATATGAAAGAAGAAGCAATCCCAATGATAAGAGATTTTGATCTGACCAATCCCAGTGTGGAAGTTATGGTGAAAATTTTGATTATATTATCAGTAGCAGTTGAAGACACTACAAGTGTTATTTCTGAAGACCATACAAAGATTGTGGGGGGATATTTTCCTCGAGCCACTCAGTTTGCTTCTGTCCTAAGTCTGCTCCTTTCCAATTCTCAGGATGTTAAAGGTTGTCTGTTGGAAATTGGTACCGGAGAGGGGAAATCCTGTATTGTGGCATTGTTTGCCTTGATACAGGCAATAAGAGGAAAAACAGTAGATATTATCACCAGTTCTCCAGTCCTGGCTCGTCGAGATGCAGAAGAATGGAGTAAACTATATGAAAAGTTTGATATAACCTGCAGTGTTATTCCTCCAGTCCATGTAGATGTATCCGCTGATTCCAAAGACCCAACTGCAGCCATTTGTAAGGCCTATAATTCACACATTGTATATGGAACGGTGGAAGACTTTGCTGCGGACATTCTGAGACAGGAATTTGAAAGACAAAAGACCCGCAATAAACGCAAGTTTGATGTCGCCATCATAGATGAGGTGGATTATATGACCTTGGACAATGGAGTGCAAATTACTTTTCTTTCCCATGATGCTTCGGGGATGAGACACTTGGACCAGCTACTGACCGCAATTTGGGCAAAACTTCATAAGTGTCAAAGAATCATGGCGGAATCAGGTGAGGTGTATTGGACTCCAGGAATACAATATTTTCACAAGCTTGCCACAGATGCTGTTTTTGGACAGGAAACAACTGAGCATTTCAGTTCTATACATATCCTAGAATTTGGGGTGCAGCTCGGTCTCCTCAGTGAAGAAGAGCTAAAGGAGGTTAAAGTTCAGACATCTTCTGAAACAAGTGACCTACAACAGACAGAGCTAGAAAAGCTGATAGTAAAATTTGGACCACAGCAAGAGAAAGATCTGCTGAAAATCTTTGGCAAAGTTTTGGAAGATTCCGTCCAGTTTAAGTTTTATGAACTAAAGGATGACAAAGCTTCTTTTATTGAAACCAGCTGTGATTCCGGAGAGCCAAtcagtgtcctcctcctcccacaAGGACAATCATGCGTGCTGATGACAATAAAACAGTTGGTGAATGCCACAGTTGAAGAATTATCTCTGAAAATTAAATACTCTGATGACTACAGACCAGAAGACATCACTGATAAAGAAAATGAAGGCGTCATTCTAATCCCTAAACACCTGAAAGTGTACACCAAGAATAGACTTCCAGTCTTTGTGGAGAATGCCCTTCAGGCCATCATGATGGAAAAGGGTAGAGAATATACTATAGACAGCAGAGACAAATCAAGTTCACCCGAGCATCACAGCATCATCCCAATTGACTTTAAATCCACAGGCGTGTTGGAGAAAAACAAGCGCTGGGGAGATGGTCTGCAACAATTTCTGGAACTAAAACACCGACTAGCCTTATCTCAAATATCTTGTGTCACCAACTTCATGTCCAACTTTCATTTCTTTCAAAGATACCTCTCTGGCTCTGGAATATACGGGGTGTCAGGCACTCTAGGGGATGAAGTTGATTTTACCTTTCTGAAGAAGCATTACAATACATATTGCTACCCTATGCCCACTCATCGTTACACTAAGAGGTTGGAATTACCAGTTCTGCAAGTGTTTGGAGGTCGGGAAGCCTGGATTAGGGAAATCTGTATGTTGGTGGAGAAACAAACAAGTCCAAGATGTGGGACCAAAGGACAGTGTGTTTTGGTGGTTTGTGAGGATGTAAAAACTGCTGAGGAAGTTCAACGCCAGTTGATCAATCTTAGGGCAATATCCAACCCAGGGAAAATCACTATGTATACCAGAAGTGACAAACACAATGTAGAAGCAAAAAAATTCCAGTCAGGTGAAGTCATTTTGGCGACAAACCTTGGTGGTCGAGGAACAGATTTTAAAGTTACAGAAGAAGTGAACGAAAGCGGAGGTCTAATTGTCATTCTCACTCATTTTCCAAGCAACAGACGAGTAGAAAAACAAATATTTGGACGTACATCACGTAAAGGAAATCCAGGAATAGTGCAGATGGTGTTAAATCAGAATGATCTGGCTGCTTCATATCAGGGACAAACTGTGGAGGAGATGAGGAAACTGAGGGAGAATTATGAAAAAGGACGTATTGCAAACATGGAAAATGATGAGCTTGCGGAGGTCAACATACGCCATGAGCTCTTTACTTTGTTCTGTCAACACCTGAAGAAGTTTGACAGTCATTATTCagaggaggagaaacaggaatctAACATTAGTCAACAAAGCGTAAAGGAAACCTCAAAAATGGATTACCATCCGGCCCTAAACTCCTTAAAAGAGACCTGGGCTTTATGGCTCACCACTCATGAAGATGACATCAATGACCACAAGGACTTAGGGCCATTAAAAGATAATCTTAGCTTAATTCTGGAGGCCAAGTCTGAGAACCTTCTACAAGGAAGAAGTGAAAATTTTTATGACTATGTTAAGGCCGCTGTGGATCGGACATGCTTACACACCAAACACAAGAAAAATGATTATGGTGCCTTATCTTGTTGGGATAAAATGGAAAAAGCTGACAATATGTACCAGGCAATCTCCCTTTACAATCGTGTCTTCATCACTATTAACCTGGCAAAGGATGACTATAAACAAAATGCTATTACGTTACTGAGAGAAGCCGAAGCAGCTCTGGACATTTATACCTCTGAAATTGGCAATATTAATGTCTTTGGAGACTTGTCACAATGCTCAAGATTTGAACAACACAGTCATGAAtcaaattttgacttgcagaaacaAAGAAAGATGCAATTGCTGGATTCCTGGAAAAATTATATTGAAAATTCAGTAAAAACGTTGGAGGATTTGGACAGCAGAAATAAAGATGCAGAAACGGAGTTGACCAGTGTGTTCACACTCTCTACAACCGAGAACAGCAGTAAAGTAGAGCAAGATGAGATGTACCTTCTCTATGATTATGGACTTTCCTTTGTCTATGAGGTGAAAGAAAAGCCAAAGTTCTGCTTTGATGCcctcatttgtttttttcttggagCATTACAAATTCTGGCTGGGATATTGATTTGTGGACTAACATGTGGAGCAGCAAGTCAGTTTGGATTAGGTCTTATCTCTGAAGGTGTCAGCGACATGGTCTCCGGCATAGAAGGTATGATCAAGGGTACTTTTGATTGGGCACAATGGGCAATATCAAAAGCCATAAGTATCGGAGTGTCTCTCTTGACAGCAGGGTACAAACTAATTTTTGAAGGCGCTAAAGCAATGTTCAGCATCACCAAAGACCTTCTCAATGGGGCACGGACATTCAGCTCACTAGCTAAAGATGCAATTCAATCAGGAAAGATATTTTTTTCATCAGCCACTTCTGGTCTGAAATCAATAACATCTTCAGCAACGAAGGATGCAATCGTTAAATCCTTCAAGGGGCTCGCCACCAACTCAGCTGCAAAGAAAGCCATGCTTGAGGGTGCAAAATATGCTGGCATGGAACTGGTCAAGCAGGGAGTATCGAAAGCAATTGACGCAGGTTTTAAAGAAGCGCTTAAAAAGATTTTGGAGGAATGCATTTCAAAGACAATACACACCACTGTGAAGAACAATAAAGATCTGGAGGAGGGTCTCATCAACTTCATTGTAACTCAAGCTGTTCCAGAGACTGCAAAGGGGCAATCTATAGATTATGTGAtaccccaaaaaaacaaagaatTAATTAAAAATTCAATGAAAAAACTGGTTCAGTCAGCCGTAGAAGACATCTTCAGTCATCATGAGACCTACAATGAGATTCGATCACACTTGGATACCACTTCtaattttattatacaaaaactAGAAACTCATGTTTCCTCGTCAATTCTGGAAAAAGTTAAGCTGTGTAAATGCATTACAGATCTGGGACTAGAAATTGCAGATTTTGTAAAATCTGTTCCCATTCAGCCTATAATCAATGAAAAATTAATCCCTTATATCGTCTCTGATATGTCTGAAGGTTCCTCTAGTGTGAAAGACGCACGTAGCGAGTTCAAAGAGGTTCTCAAATTTAAAGAAGAAATGCAGGATATAGTATCAGAGGATGTATCCAGAACTTTTATTGATCTACTGGTTGACCAAGTCTCATCTCTCGTACAAACTACATGGGAAATCCcttatgtgaaaaaaaaggtgacaaaaataaaagaaaaagcagTGGAATTGTTTGAAAACATACCACAGACATATTTTCATATCAACCAAAAAATGAATGTGGAACAAACGAACAGGAATGGAGAGCAAGACACCCAAATAAAGCCAGAGGAAGCCGAGTCACATTTAACCAAAATTCTGATGGACAAGGACCAAAATCTTGACCTGGAACTCAATGTCCTAACTAAGGGTGACCTAATCGAGGGTCGAGGAGTAAACATTATATCTATAAAGGATGATGGTACAACAGTATCCACAGAATATTACCCCGGAAAGAACTCATCGTCTGAGACCATTGTGCTTCAGATGAG TTCTCACTCAGGACAAATAAAGTTCCGCACTGCCAGATCAGAGGGCGATGACGTCAGCAGCGAGTGGAGCGGACTGTATGATGTCATATCACAAGTCAGCGGAGGGAagatcagaagtgatgtcatccaGACATCCATCCATAACGAG ATCCGGGAGAATTCGGAGGAGTATCTACCGCAGATCATCCGGGAGATCCAGAGAGAGAAATGGAGGGACATGGCGGCCCATTACATAATACCGGGAtatatgggaaaaaaaaggagaaaaaatatacatttggtCTACTTTTCTAATGACATGAAAGCGGAACTCcagacttatgccgtgtacacaccatcgtttttccgatga